Proteins co-encoded in one Plasmodium sp. gorilla clade G2 genome assembly, chromosome: 9 genomic window:
- a CDS encoding regulator of chromosome condensation, putative encodes MVSTDKKGSKIHVFLINNPKESDKEKNHKLSHTKDNNISNENKDNENEKSIYNNEENIKDEKKSCNEDKNNERVEEIITHKIYHPQVKIVKVSCGKQIIAFLSASGRIYCWHLNELNDFDKNVPYLLVDNIIKHKSIHDVSCGHNHIAFLSKEGELFTYGDNTYGQLGITYNINNNTNNCTTDSNNNSNSNNINIDGSDDGILDINTYNKLYNNNNNYNNKLKNYKKYKVYKINTQNNIVKYVYASEKFTLFLSIDGILYGVGLINEHILKSDMNKNKINKILIKPHVINTNNISFKKIAIGPNFLLGIDMHNDVYSWGKNEQGVLGHNNNLNDSDYPKKIENLAKANFISAGKICICKTSEDDIYIWGHNYGNKPSLIKNKFDSMHINNNFIIGISPQKNIWVKNIHNMSHGYYINNLQINLCSSYDNLIIGVENLDINHKDNYNNHLNVSISQTKSEISHIQNVTQNDNEHGELHAHISDKKNSIDIVNTVISMTSDEVKGNDQRGTPPDNMDDIKGEKIEKIEKMEKIEKIEKIQKIDDNKRNVDHQSNGDSKRNVDHQSNGDNKRNGDHQSNGDNHISDDNIHSPQDVILTNDNYSQNSDEKNIHNKKSDDTFKESNTQFHKEKEIYSFFTNDVYEKNSFLHNDNKSSMQNKKETTLLEDTLKENKTNISINNNDMNNKCNDYNTSNINRNDNNINAYLNDDIKLSTLNVENKSVDININNNETEKDDKHNNDVDNINIDVTRNMLENNFKNDNLKNKNSVTINDVETDIEEYKFNSIHSDVINNYSSDDKDIKKNNYEGIPVIEVQDDVNDDENDDEDDDEYDDEDDNDDDNQDDHQDDRDYHDDDNKYHILNYDDDTNNEYEDEESFLSTNFYGEKNESDDIDHKNIIIINKKVSDKDNVVLKSSLKKSSSSNSIKKSVSFSKYVYDLAKNNYEPMNFNSFDDISVSEFDREESISVKISDQIYAQSTNKIYDKEMNDTSDNTLDTINNYQSKFEMNDNLKEKKDKQGNDLLNIPHQNENESIQINHVITDMNTNNTLKKQLKNDNYYNEDEQENINEDTYRIGISNSGTDNINNKCNISNNLDSITEYSDEKKFQIHKKKLNNNVITKEQSSNFIEEENKGSYNILYPNNNKNNNNDNYEENHVDSYIPQNCDTNKNVEEEKNNSFFHINEKINGNIKINHINQFNLSDNNNNNNFVSIEKKKKNIYTEGFIKNDCNNNIYHNNYEPFNISTLSNNNHVNMMENKIKVIYFKNYKYKNILKNLHKIYGRNYDYLNIRRRKNIKFALTNCNYNINVLNIKHSMKKINKNVITHKKMYELLKKLKNKDHMIKLFYNHLYLIKQRDAHILRIKNYKLKYLNKVNHICNKQHTNNIIKKKTNMSFFSLNQDHYSNDNLNMNSPNIINMDHINRDIQKNKWNEYNKNVDDSNNNMMLNEKKKKKTKDKNANVRKKNSSCILSDNNILSSDDKKIKRIKKIKKNIQHDKNDKNDKNDNNDKNDKNDKNNKNNLLLYDKKYIFNNINKPLDVDEKKWTSNIIELTKNDENGKIKNNDGNNIVNKRSTSLETRKNKVVDIKYKDHLNDLRTQVNKAKKNKIDKDNDTINSDNLSSTMKKKKKNIVTSKKKIITNKRSNSVILSKELTEKKNIKKKNEYDDTSKKLSFMSCLNVNTQNKNYSSIIINNNSNKRNEKKMPLKMKRNSSATFTHNLNDHKNDDDIYNSISKIKNGNYYSDSDKRNISSDCVQNMSMLNKIFVENQMNKKIEYEIYNKNNITKNQIKNEENKINSSYFDEINKEDSSLSLYDNINYCQKKIHDDNNIYYINQSDYNMKKNKLHAQKNVYPLIKQKKTERNLHTISSSNLTKKVKEKTQKKKNKIHDEHINIVNQQETDIILFDDEDKKIKKNKKQNDNSTINKDTKKKLLKKLWTEIEDMKNNMMEKKKKEKKYIYNENDDINNNNNNNNNNNNNNYYYNDNNFNISEHKSNHDNILINKNHPHYHNKLNNNVTDDAQNEVENKNKKKYMMLLSNMKEKLYKNKMNEEKKHKKYIRKIYKNMKDIYNEYNNIKKEKEDAKKSIDYLKFLLENTVIKSNEMLRINKNSFENYIEKIQKENNFLKSELDEESYQHHYDLQQLVCKIKELEKSKEEAIKSNEEYNKKIVDLSAECDNLKKKELELNKTIDDQKIHIEKEKKKKKYILKKIENALKTWEYDYNVLKDKYNNLISSNEQVINNNEILKNEINKLKDEVSNKENIIHNKMDEINHINQKYISLSKEFKIKNESLLEESDIVYKYKNMEEYYKKNIDNLQNELLSKQNQLTYKDKRILYLQDEQKDYLKKYFNISKGLNNIMHKLKESYNINIKNEEYVEKNLNNFITTIINNLEDIKEFKTNDKLKHKIIDIVDNTLKSNKLLSLHTYNIISDQKGLLKSSNGLNISQYMKENDITNKKNTNRNNKNNNNKKNDTNYNSNYDNNYDSNEDDVLNGNTNNILASSNNSKNQHLQKMVIEEMDDILNLLEEIKENKLSQDDLLSIQNEGDQVTNEFININKDENHFDNSQEFNSHNIYDDHHSYIDSNEHNDSLNNIFDQGIQNNVTCDKNIKCEKIKYKNINNNVHNNVRQTKNKMNKSQINSNISNIYDDTIKHNDYYDKNEELLKMGAQQTNDDVISSSVRKKYKNEGINKIDSGKHINPSNLEHANSNGTNNKKHDEKYSRTQIRELSSYDIKKDRSNNQKENLKGVIQNKMSSYIKKNKEEELKENETEEKRKLSQEKNGDYIFQSDDIDYFKNKDYSDDQNICDDQNFCDDQNFCDDQNFCDDQDICDDQDICDDQDICDDKYFFDNQNFCDDQDISEDQYFFDPQMNHKKTQLKEIRNNHMSSNDKNENFEKKNLKNHINYPQKKTVSKNLTNEQELYKNCKKKEKKKSFNDMLDKIFDTSMDNKTMNENMSNIQNLIENNIKNIYGTEDY; translated from the coding sequence atggTTTCTACTGACAAGAAAGGAAGCAAAATACATGTGTTTCTTATAAATAATCCTAAGGAAagtgataaagaaaaaaaccaTAAATTAAGTCATacaaaagataataatataagcaatgaaaataaagataatgaaaatgaaaagagtatatataataatgaagaaaatataaaagatgaaaaaaaaagttgtaatgaagataaaaataatgagagAGTTGAAGAAATCATTACTCATAAAATTTATCACCCACAAGTGAAAATTGTAAAGGTTAGCTGTGGAAAGCAAATAATTGCTTTTCTGTCAGCATCTGGAAGGATATATTGTTGGCACTTGAATGAATTAAATGATTTTGATAAGAATGTTCCATATTTATTagttgataatataataaaacataagtCAATACATGATGTTAGTTGTGGTCATAATCATATAGCTTTTTTGTCTAAAGAGGGtgaattatttacatatggTGATAATACATATGGTCAATTAGgaataacatataatataaataataatactaataaTTGCACTActgatagtaataataatagtaatagtaataatattaatattgatGGTAGTGATGATGGCATTCTTGATATAAATACTtataacaaattatataataataataataattataataataaattaaaaaattataaaaaatataaagtttACAAGATAAatacacaaaataatattgtcaaatatgtatatgcaTCAGAAAAATTCACACTATTTTTATCAATCGATGGTATTTTATATGGTGTGGGTTTAATTAATGAACATATACTTAAAAGcgatatgaataaaaataaaataaataaaatattaataaaaccacatgttataaatacaaataatatatcttttaaaaaaattgctATAGGTCCTAATTTTCTTCTAGGTATTGATATGCATAATGATGTATATTCATGGGGAAAAAATGAACAAGGAGTATTAggacataataataatttaaatgattcTGATTATCCTAAAAAAATAGAGAATCTAGCTAAAGCAAACTTTATAAGTGCAggtaaaatatgtatatgtaaaaCTTCTGaggatgatatatatatatggggTCATAATTATGGTAATAAACCAagtttaattaaaaataaatttgatTCTAtgcatattaataataattttattattggtATCTCAccacaaaaaaatatctgggtaaaaaatattcataatatgtCACAtggatattatattaataatctTCAAATAAACCTATGTTCAtcatatgataatttaatCATAGGAGTAGAAAATTTGGATATCAACCATAAAGACAATTATAACAATCATCTCAATGTTTCAATTAGCCAAACGAAAAGTGAAATAAGTCATATACAAAATGTTACtcaaaatgataatgaaCATGGTGAGTTGCATGCACATATTtcggataaaaaaaattcaatcGATATTGTCAATACGGTTATTAGTATGACGTCAGATGAGGTCAAGGGGAATGATCAAAGGGGTACTCCACCAGATAATATGGATGATATAAAAGgtgaaaaaattgaaaaaattgaaaaaatggaaaaaattgaaaaaattgaaaaaattcaaaaaattgATGACAATAAAAGAAATGTTGACCATCAATCTAATGGTGACAGCAAAAGAAATGTTGACCATCAATCTAATGGTGACAACAAAAGAAATGGTGATCATCAATCTAATGGTGATAACCATATTTCTGATGACAATATCCATTCACCACAAGATGTCATATTaacaaatgataattattctCAAAATAGCGATGAGAAAAATAtccataataaaaaatctgATGATACTTTTAAAGAATCAAATACACAATTtcataaagaaaaagaaatatattctttttttacaaatgatgtatatgaaaaaaatagttttctacataatgataataaaagtagCATGCAAAATAAGAAAGAAACAACCTTATTAGAAGAtacattaaaagaaaataaaacaaacatttctattaataataatgacatgaataataaatgtaatgATTACAATACATCTAATATTAATaggaatgataataatataaatgctTACTTAAATGATGACATAAAATTGTCTACATTAAATGTTGAAAACAAATCTGTAGatatcaatataaataataatgaaactGAAAAGGAtgataaacataataatgatgtggataatataaatatagatgTAACAAGAAATATGTTGGAAAATAACTtcaaaaatgataatttaaaaaataaaaatagtgtTACTATAAATGATGTAGAAACGGATatagaagaatataaatttaattcaATACATAGTGatgttattaataattattcaaGTGATGAtaaggatataaaaaaaaataattatgaaggTATACCCGTAATAGAAGTGCAAGATGATgtaaatgatgatgaaaatgatgatgaagatgatgatgaatatGACGATGAAGACGACAATGACGACGATAATCAGGATGATCATCAGGATGATCGTGATTAccatgatgatgataataaatatcatattcttaattatgatgatgatacaaataacgaatatgaagatgaagaaagCTTTTTATCTACAAATTTTTAtggagaaaaaaatgaatcagATGATATagatcataaaaatattattataattaataaaaaagtatCAGACAAAGATAATGTCGTTTTAAAATcatctttaaaaaaatcatCAAGTAGtaattctataaaaaaaagtgtctcattttctaaatatgtatatgattTAGCTAAGAATAATTATGAGCCTATgaattttaattcatttgaTGATATTAGTGTATCCGAATTTGATCGTGAAGAATCCATAAGTGTTAAAATATCTGATCAGATATATGCTCAatcaacaaataaaatatatgataaagaaaTGAATGATACTAGTGATAATACTTTAGatacaataaataattatcaatCCAAATTTGAAATGAATGATAatttaaaggaaaaaaaagacaaaCAAGGTAacgatttattaaatattccccatcaaaatgaaaatgagtCTATTCAAATAAATCATGTCATAACAGATATGAATACAAATAACACTCTAAAgaaacaattaaaaaatgataactACTATAATGAGGATGAACAAGagaatataaatgaagatacATATAGAATTGGTATAAGTAATTCAGGCactgataatataaacaataaatgtaatatatcaAACAATTTGGATAGTATTACAGAATATtctgatgaaaaaaaattccaaatacataaaaaaaaattaaacaacAATGTTATCACAAAAGAACAGTCAAGTAATTTTATAGAGGAGGAAAATAAAGGTTCatacaatattttatatccaaacaataataaaaataataataatgataactATGAAGAGAATCATGTCGATTCATATATTCCTCAAAATTGTGATACTAATAAAAATgtggaagaagaaaaaaacaattctttttttcatataaatgaaaagataaatggtaatataaaaataaaccatATAAACCAATTTAATTTgtctgataataataataataataattttgtatccattgaaaagaaaaaaaaaaatatatatacagaaGGTTTCATCAAAAAtgattgtaataataatatatatcataataattatgagccttttaatatatccacATTGTCTAATAACAATCATGTTAATATgatggaaaataaaataaaagtaatatattttaaaaactataaatataagaacattttaaaaaatctacataaaatatatggtaGAAACTATGATTATCTTAATattagaagaagaaaaaatataaaatttgcCTTAACAAattgtaattataatattaatgttttAAACATTAAACACagtatgaagaaaataaacaaaaatgtgataacacacaaaaaaatgtatgaattgctaaaaaaattaaagaataaagatcatatgataaaattattctacaatcatttgtatttaataaaacaaagGGATGCACATATTTTGAgaataaagaattataaattaaaatatttaaataaagttAATCACATTTGTAATAAACaacatacaaataatattattaaaaagaaaacaaatatgtcttttttttctttaaatcaAGATCACTATTCAAATGATAATTTGAATATGAATTCAcctaatattataaacatgGATCATATAAATCgtgatatacaaaaaaacaaatggaatgaatataataaaaatgtagatgatagtaataataatatgatgttgaatgaaaaaaagaaaaaaaagacaaaagACAAAAATGCAAATGTGAGAAAAAAGAATAGTTCTTGCATTCTttcagataataatatattatctagtgatgataaaaaaataaaaagaataaaaaaaataaaaaaaaatatacaacatgataaaaatgataaaaatgataaaaatgataataatgataaaaatgataaaaatgataaaaataataaaaacaatcttttattatatgacaaaaaatatatatttaataatataaacaaaccATTAGAtgtagatgaaaaaaaatggacATCTAATATCATTGAATTAACAAAGAATGATGAAAATGGtaagataaaaaataatgatggtaataatattgttaataAAAGGAGTACATCACTTgaaacaagaaaaaataaagtagtagatattaaatataaggaTCATTTAAATGATTTAAGAACACAAGTTAataaagcaaaaaaaaataaaatagataaaGATAATGATACAATTAATTCAGATAATTTGTCTTCAacaatgaagaagaaaaaaaaaaatattgttacatcaaaaaaaaaaataattacaaaTAAAAGAAGTAATTCggttatattatcaaaagaattgacagaaaaaaaaaatataaaaaaaaaaaatgaatatgatgatacttcaaaaaaattatcctTTATGTCTTGTTTAAATGTTAatacacaaaataaaaattattcttcaattattattaataataatagtaataaaaggaatgaaaaaaagatgcctttaaaaatgaagagaAACTCATCAGCAACATTTACTCATAATTTGAATGatcataaaaatgatgatgacatatataattccatctcaaaaataaaaaatggtaATTATTATTCCGATTcagataaaagaaatatatctTCTGATTGTGTTCAAAATATGAGCATGTTAAATAAAATCTTTGTTGAGAATCAGATGAATAAGAAAAtagaatatgaaatatataataagaataatataactaagaatcaaataaaaaatgaagaaaataaaattaattcttcatattttgatGAGATAAATAAAGAGGATTCAAGTCTTTCTTTATATgacaatataaattattgtcaaaaaaaaattcatgatgataataatatttactaTATTAATCAGAGTGATtataatatgaagaaaaataaattacatgCACAAAAAAATGTGTATCCACTTATTAAACAAAAGAAAACAGAAAGAAATTTACACACTATATCAAGTAGCAACCTTACAAAGAAAGTTAAAGAAAAAactcaaaagaaaaaaaataaaattcatgATGAGCATATCAATATTGTGAATCAACAAGAAACAGATATTATTCTAtttgatgatgaagataaaaagataaaaaagaataagaaacaaaatgataatagtACTATTAATAAGGATACTAAAAAGaagttattaaaaaaattatggacAGAAATAGAAGacatgaaaaataatatgatggaaaaaaaaaaaaaagaaaaaaaatatatatacaacgaaaatgatgatattaacaataataataataataataataataataataataataattattattataatgataataattttaatattagtGAACATAAAAGTAatcatgataatatattaataaataaaaatcatcCTCACTATCATAATAAACTTAATAACAATGTAACAGATGATGCACAGAATGAagtggaaaataaaaataagaaaaagtaTATGATGCTACTATCAAATATGAAGgagaaattatataaaaataaaatgaatgaagaaaaaaaacataagaaatatataagaaaaatatataagaatatgaaagatatttataatgaatataataatattaagaaagaaaaagaagatgcAAAAAAAAGTATTGATTATTTGAAATTTTTATTAGAAAATACTGTTATAAAAAGTAATGAGATGCTtcgaattaataaaaattcatttgaaaattatatagaaaagatacaaaaagaaaataattttttaaaaagcgAATTAGATGAAGAATCATATCAACATCATTATGACTTACAACAACTAGtttgtaaaataaaagaattagaAAAGTCTAAAGAAGAAGCTATAAAATcaaatgaagaatataataaaaaaattgttgATTTATCTGCTGAAtgtgataatttaaaaaaaaaagaactcGAATTAAACAAAACTATAGATGATCAGAAAATACATAtcgaaaaagaaaaaaaaaaaaaaaaatatattttaaaaaaaatagaaaatgcTTTAAAAACATGGGAATACGATTACAATGTgttaaaagataaatataataatttaatatcatCAAATGAACaagttataaataataatgaaatattaaaaaatgaaattaataaattgaaAGATGAAGTGtctaataaagaaaatataattcataataAGATGGATGAaattaatcatataaatcaaaaatatatatcattatcaaaagaatttaaaataaaaaatgaatctTTACTTGAAGAATCTGATattgtttataaatataaaaatatggaagaatattataaaaaaaatatagataatttaCAGAATGAATTATTATCTAAACAAAATCAATTAACTTATAAAGATAAacgtattttatatttacaggATGAACAAAaagattatttaaaaaaatattttaatatatctaaaggattaaataatattatgcataaattaaaagaaagttataatattaatataaaaaatgaagaatatgTCGAAAAAAatcttaataattttattactactattattaacAATTTAGAAGATATCAAAGAATTTAAAAcaaatgataaattaaaacataaaattattGATATAGTTGATAATACTTTAAAgagtaataaattattatctcttcatacttataatattatatctgATCAGAAAGGGCTACTTAAATCATCGAATGGATTAAATATATCTCAatatatgaaagaaaatgatattacAAATAAGAAGAATACAAATAGaaacaacaaaaataataataataaaaagaatgatactaattataatagtaattatgataataattatgatagtAATGAAGATGATGTTTTAAATGGTAACACAAATAATATACTCGCCTCTTCTAATAATTCAAAGAATCAACACCTCCAAAAAATGGTTATAGAAGAAAtggatgatatattaaatttgttagaagaaattaaagaaaataaattatctcAAGACGATTTATTATCAATACAAAATGAAGGAGACCAAGTAACAaatgaatttattaatattaataaggaTGAAAACCATTTTGATAACTCTCAAGAATTTAATagtcataatatatatgatgatcaTCATTCTTATATAGATTCTAATGAACACAATGACTCTCTAAATAATATCTTTGATCAAGGCATACAAAATAATGTAACATGTGACAAGAATATTAAATGtgaaaaaatcaaatataaaaatattaataataatgtgcaCAATAATGTAAGACAaaccaaaaataaaatgaataaatcacaaattaatagtaatatatctaatatatatgatgatacaATAAAACATAAcgattattatgataaaaatgaagagcTACTAAAAATGGGTGCACAACAAACAAATGATGATGTGATATCTTCAAgtgtaagaaaaaaatataaaaatgaaggaataaataaaattgacAGTGGAAAGCATATAAATCCTTCTAATCTTGAACATGCGAATAGTAATGGtactaataataaaaaacacGATGAGAAATATTCAAGAACACAAATAAGAGAATTAAGTTCTTATGATATCAAAAAGGATAGGAGTAATAATCAGAAAGAAAATCTCAAAGGAGtgatacaaaataaaatgagcagttatataaaaaaaaataaagaagaagaactaaaagaaaatgaaacgGAAGAAAAAAGGAAGCTTTCTCAAGAAAAGAATGGGGATTATATCTTTCAAAGTGATGATAtagattattttaaaaataaagattatTCTGATGACCAAAACATTTGTGATGACCAAAATTTTTGTGATGACCAAAATTTTTGTGATGACCAAAATTTTTGTGATGACCAAGATATTTGTGATGACCAAGATATTTGTGATGACCAAGATATTTGTGAtgacaaatatttttttgataatcaAAATTTTTGTGATGACCAAGATATTAGTGAGGaccaatatttttttgatccTCAGATGAACCATAAGAAAACccaattaaaagaaataaggAACAACCATATGTCatcaaatgataaaaatgaaaattttgaaaaaaaaaatttgaagaACCATATAAATTACccccaaaaaaaaacagtGTCTAAGAATTTAACAAATGAACaggaattatataaaaactgtaaaaaaaaagaaaagaaaaaatcatTCAATGATATGttagataaaatatttgataCATCTATGGATAATAAAACAATGAATGAAAATATGTCGAATATTCAAAACttaatagaaaataatataaaaaatatttatggaACAGAAGATTATTAA
- a CDS encoding long chain fatty acid elongation enzyme, putative — MSIINKYYWTPQKGRELAIKYEKIILMISLLYIPCILMLQKIMKNRKEKNMKYLKILWNLSLSLLSFIGVLLITIYDKNILKYIIVEESEYSPETRAVITIFTLTKVVEYGDTIFLILKKKKLTFLHSYHHLSVVLYCLYSQKILVSHAHYFVLLNLLVHSIMYFYFGFIYIFPHILIKIRKFITCLQIFQMFAGIYISYYAIKNVDNPLFVSNAIGSFILYLSYAVLFLNFYFSNYYRNIKSNVATYLISVHILAIIGFIMICKSKDILRLFIEVSIGSFFTLTLLNLSFYINKHYYQNVRNRIIDNNMTEQKILLRRYKTKYYSNMALLKIITIKLIKTILLCFNGIATYAHDHIFLFVNFYSQKIKQMTNDSVHDINGKNEDYKMSSDNKTYNCDKIYSNEKNEKDESLHNDDMQKGIRNVSDQRIYRHRNNYNHHNNMNYYRVHNTYEQNKNNKINYIRTFIKNIYNSSIIFYIISKQPNEYILYPHLDNRKREKKKKVIENSNMESTKLTSSLSSSSISLKQTHKNINPFYIIKYIFKNYLFYIVSLILPIYYGLKVYNDALLGLCVHGALRWIIEIHSTKIFNKTGKIHSQ, encoded by the coding sequence ATGAGTATCATCAACAAATATTATTGGACGCCTCAAAAAGGAAGAGAACTTGCcattaaatatgaaaaaattattttaatgatatctctattatatataccatGTATTTTAATGCTacagaaaataatgaaaaatagaaaagaaaagaatatgaaatatttaaaaatattatggaaTTTAAGTTTATCcttattatcttttataggtgtattattaataactatatatgataagaatatattgaaatatataattgtagaAGAATCAGAATATAGCCCAGAAACCCGAGCTGTTATAACAATATTTACACTTACAAAAGTAGTAGAATATGGTGatacaatatttttaatattgaaaaagaaaaagttaACTTTCTTACATAGTTATCATCATTTAAGTGTTgtattatattgtttatattctCAAAAGATTTTAGTTTCACATGcacattattttgtattattaaatttattagtACATAgtattatgtatttttattttgggtttatatatatatttcctcatatattaataaagataaGAAAGTTTATAACATGTCTACAAATATTTCAAATGTTTgctggtatatatatatcttactATGCTATTAAGAATGTAGACAATCCATTATTTGTAAGTAATGCAATAGgaagttttattttatatttatcatatgcTGTACTCTTTTTAAATTTCTATTTCTCAAAttattatagaaatattaaaagtaatGTAGCCACATATTTAATAAGTGTACATATATTAGCTATTATCGGATTTATAATGATATGTAAAAGTAAAGATATCTTACGTTTATTTATTGAAGTGTCTATAGGTTCTTTCTTTACATTAACACTTTtaaatttatctttttatattaataaacatTATTATCAAAACGTAAGAAATAGAATAATAGACAATAATATGAcagaacaaaaaatattactcagaagatataaaacaaaatattattctaATATGGCTctcttaaaaataattactaTAAAGTTGATAAAAACAATTTTGTTGTGTTTTAATGGTATAGCTACATATGCTCATGatcatatttttctctttgttaatttttattcacaaaaaattaaacaaatgACAAATGATTCTGTGCATGATATTAAtggaaaaaatgaagattataaaatgtctagtgataataaaacatataattgtgacaaaatatatagtaaTGAAAAAAACGAAAAAGATGAATCTCTTCATAATGATGACATGCAAAAAGGTATAAGAAATGTATCAGATCAAAGGATCTACAGACatagaaataattataatcatcataataatatgaattattatcgAGTTCATAATACATACGAACAAAATAagaataacaaaataaactATATACGTacgtttataaaaaatatatataattcatctatcattttttatattatatcaaaacaacctaatgaatatatattgtatccACATTTAGATAATagaaaaagagaaaagaaaaaaaaagttatagaAAATTCAAACATGGAATCAACAAAACTAACTTcgtcattatcatcatcatccaTAAGTTTGAAACAgacacataaaaatataaaccctttttatattattaaatatatatttaaaaattatttattttatattgtttcTTTGATATTACCAATATATTATGGATTAAAGGTATATAACGATGCATTGTTAGGTTTATGTGTTCATGGAGCTTTAAGATGGATAATCGAAATACATTCtacaaaaatttttaataaaacagGAAAAATACATTCACaataa